A single region of the Acidimicrobiales bacterium genome encodes:
- a CDS encoding extracellular solute-binding protein, translating to MRRYHGLKRSLVIVALLAVVASACSSGSTPAPAASSSGIAPITISMLAPEYSATTATADFWAALAKKFEAAYPTVKVDITTISWNDITQKITTMVQTKQYPDIVNLNTFASYAADGLIYPADQIVDAKTLADIVPTFANNSKYNGVQYAVPDLASDRQMFYNKDIFTKAGIANPPTTWTELTADCAKIKAAVPADTYCFAVPLGHEEAQAEFTIWTGGNGGTLFANNTWTINSQANIDAMKYVKSLVAAGYTQPNPAGTDRTSGAWALFGQGKAAMVNASIATVAWLKDNKSTVNYGVAPFVAADGKKPITLGVQDYFFAFKKPGNQRAVQAFLSFLYQPQNYADFLTAAGGFLPATTSAASTVLQTNPWMKPFIDALPNAIFYPSDQAAWPAVQGALQQTVGTAVQGSDPKQVLDAIQATALAGH from the coding sequence ATGAGGAGGTACCACGGCTTGAAGCGCTCCCTTGTCATCGTCGCGCTGCTTGCGGTCGTCGCGTCGGCGTGCAGCTCCGGCAGCACGCCAGCTCCCGCGGCGTCGTCCTCCGGCATCGCGCCGATCACCATCTCGATGCTTGCACCGGAGTACAGCGCCACCACCGCCACGGCGGATTTCTGGGCTGCGCTCGCCAAGAAGTTCGAGGCGGCCTACCCGACCGTGAAGGTCGACATCACGACCATCTCGTGGAACGACATCACCCAGAAGATCACGACGATGGTCCAGACGAAGCAGTACCCGGACATCGTCAACCTCAACACGTTCGCGAGCTACGCAGCTGACGGTCTGATCTACCCGGCGGACCAGATCGTCGATGCCAAGACGCTCGCGGACATCGTCCCGACGTTCGCCAACAACTCGAAGTACAACGGCGTCCAGTACGCCGTTCCGGACCTCGCCAGCGACCGGCAGATGTTCTACAACAAGGACATCTTCACCAAGGCCGGGATCGCGAACCCGCCCACCACCTGGACCGAGCTCACCGCTGACTGCGCGAAGATCAAGGCGGCCGTTCCCGCGGACACGTACTGCTTCGCGGTGCCGCTCGGCCACGAGGAGGCGCAGGCCGAGTTCACGATCTGGACCGGCGGCAACGGCGGCACCCTGTTCGCGAACAACACCTGGACGATCAACTCCCAGGCGAACATCGACGCGATGAAGTACGTCAAGTCGCTCGTCGCCGCCGGCTACACGCAGCCGAACCCCGCGGGCACTGACCGCACGTCGGGCGCATGGGCGCTGTTCGGCCAGGGCAAGGCTGCCATGGTCAACGCGTCGATCGCGACGGTCGCCTGGCTGAAGGACAACAAGAGCACGGTCAACTACGGCGTCGCGCCGTTCGTGGCCGCCGATGGCAAGAAGCCCATCACGCTCGGTGTCCAGGACTACTTCTTCGCCTTCAAGAAGCCGGGCAACCAGCGGGCGGTCCAGGCGTTCCTCAGCTTCCTCTACCAGCCACAGAACTACGCCGACTTCCTCACCGCCGCCGGAGGCTTCCTCCCCGCGACCACCAGCGCGGCCAGCACGGTGCTGCAGACCAATCCGTGGATGAAGCCATTCATCGACGCGCTGCCGAACGCGATCTTCTATCCGAGCGACCAGGCCGCATGGCCGGCCGTCCAGGGTGCGCTCCAGCAGACCGTCGGGACGGCAGTCCAGGGATCTGATCCCAAGCAGGTCCTGGACGCGATCCAGGCGACCGCGTTGGCAGGCCACTAG